The Aureispira anguillae genome contains a region encoding:
- a CDS encoding TraB/GumN family protein gives MMKTFFKISLFLFLALLSKAQDHNTIELPKLEGLHLLDEVVRDYNFFFSGEGHGTKMNSVLESELLEYLHNKVGIRYFLCECNYSTAYLFDLYLKTGQEKYLEPAIIYADEKFFLDKIRALNSTLDKENQIQIIGVDAERFPKALVATIKILTQKHAKELNLGKELIGRIDSLKPYHKKDLHDVYVALHNQIKFDKALKKAIGEEDWRHLSNVINPPSYHEDRFEFILTEEAKYKNLLAVLSNLPKGKIYSQHGTYHLNKGKNTFSGILNRKEDSPYQNKVLTIGTFYMNSFFSFRGKTEFAKKEGLLFVNVGKLKKYKKDKSFILLDTETLKQEKIINLTDRYHFLVLIRGSKAAVSYVSKETTN, from the coding sequence ATGATGAAAACTTTCTTTAAAATTAGTTTATTCCTTTTTTTGGCGCTTTTAAGTAAAGCACAAGACCATAATACGATTGAGCTTCCAAAATTAGAAGGACTCCATTTATTGGATGAAGTTGTCAGGGATTATAATTTTTTCTTTAGTGGGGAAGGACATGGAACAAAGATGAATTCCGTCTTAGAATCGGAATTGCTTGAATATTTACACAATAAAGTTGGGATTCGATACTTTCTATGTGAATGCAATTATAGTACGGCTTATTTATTTGATTTATACCTTAAAACAGGGCAAGAAAAATATTTAGAGCCAGCTATTATTTATGCCGATGAAAAGTTTTTTTTAGATAAAATAAGAGCACTTAATTCAACCCTAGATAAAGAAAATCAAATTCAGATAATAGGGGTAGATGCAGAAAGATTTCCTAAGGCCTTGGTTGCCACTATCAAAATATTAACACAAAAACATGCGAAGGAACTCAATTTAGGGAAGGAGTTAATTGGGCGAATCGATAGCCTAAAACCTTACCATAAAAAAGACCTACATGATGTTTATGTAGCACTGCACAACCAAATTAAGTTTGACAAGGCTCTAAAAAAAGCAATAGGAGAGGAAGATTGGCGACATTTATCAAATGTTATAAATCCCCCTTCTTATCATGAAGATAGATTTGAGTTTATTTTAACCGAAGAAGCAAAGTATAAAAATTTATTGGCCGTTTTATCCAACTTACCTAAGGGGAAAATTTATAGCCAACATGGAACCTATCATCTCAATAAAGGAAAAAATACATTTTCAGGGATATTAAACCGTAAGGAGGATTCTCCTTATCAAAATAAGGTGTTAACGATCGGTACCTTTTATATGAACTCCTTTTTCTCTTTTAGAGGAAAAACAGAATTCGCCAAAAAAGAAGGTTTACTTTTTGTAAATGTTGGCAAGTTAAAAAAATATAAAAAAGATAAAAGCTTTATATTGCTTGATACCGAAACATTAAAGCAAGAAAAAATTATAAACCTTACCGATCGGTATCACTTTTTGGTTTTGATACGAGGCAGTAAAGCGGCTGTTTCTTACGTGAGTAAGGAAACAACCAATTAA
- a CDS encoding glycosyltransferase, whose protein sequence is MKISGFTMVRNAEKYYFPIKESIESILPIVDEFIVALGNNDPDDNTRTIIESIDSDKVIIIDRVWSEQEFMDGKIFASETNFALSQCTGDWCFYLQADEVVHENDLAPIVNYCKQYLKNPDVDGFLFNYHHFFGDYKHYLPVHGWYKNEIRIVRNHAHIYSYKDAQSFRKMENKKLNVIEIEPYIYHYGWVRPPELMQSKKKEQDSMHHGIAKTKQAYQLKSDEFDYGPLGKIPLFKGKHPAIMAAFIANIHWQNKLNYSKKGNLERPQLKHEKIKYKLLTFFENLLNGGKDFFGYSNWVILTKKDN, encoded by the coding sequence ATGAAAATTAGTGGTTTTACAATGGTAAGAAATGCCGAAAAGTATTACTTCCCGATCAAAGAATCTATCGAATCTATTTTACCAATTGTTGATGAATTTATTGTAGCCTTGGGCAATAATGATCCCGATGACAACACCCGAACAATCATTGAGTCTATTGACTCTGACAAAGTCATTATCATTGATCGTGTTTGGTCGGAACAGGAATTTATGGACGGGAAAATTTTTGCCAGTGAAACCAATTTTGCCTTATCGCAGTGCACTGGCGATTGGTGCTTTTATCTACAAGCGGATGAAGTTGTTCATGAAAACGATTTAGCTCCCATTGTCAATTACTGCAAGCAATACCTCAAAAATCCTGATGTTGATGGCTTTTTGTTTAATTATCATCACTTTTTTGGAGATTACAAGCATTACCTTCCTGTACATGGTTGGTATAAAAACGAAATTCGAATTGTACGAAATCATGCCCATATATATTCTTATAAAGATGCCCAGTCTTTTAGAAAAATGGAAAACAAAAAACTGAATGTCATCGAAATTGAGCCTTATATCTACCATTATGGTTGGGTTAGACCTCCTGAATTGATGCAATCAAAAAAGAAAGAACAGGATTCTATGCATCATGGAATCGCTAAAACTAAACAGGCCTACCAATTAAAATCAGATGAATTTGATTATGGTCCTCTAGGAAAAATTCCCCTTTTCAAAGGGAAACACCCTGCAATTATGGCTGCTTTTATTGCTAATATTCATTGGCAAAACAAACTTAATTATTCCAAGAAAGGCAACTTAGAACGTCCCCAATTAAAGCACGAAAAAATTAAATATAAACTTTTAACCTTCTTCGAAAATTTATTGAATGGTGGCAAAGATTTTTTTGGTTATTCTAATTGGGTTATTTTAACAAAAAAGGACAACTAA
- a CDS encoding YARHG domain-containing protein translates to MKALSFMVIFVFLISGCQTEIKNSDAKIEEEEGTKVAQSEPHKESKSQELPNNNTPQEVSKNTALLGFWVGYFEKDSDDYEKDIYVDEGYFWQRENKINISIDKIMDSLVVGHSVVAGNDRPFKGTVKKKNKTYSFQVKEPGDHKYDGEFSFSIHEGQLIGKWTAYRDIDIKKRKYKLEKKDFEYNPNIQLEQSKEYVNWNKVITTKKEVEFEENEFEEWVSKEFASATNLIYTINASNTLLTKSEVENLKKGDLTIIRNTIYARHGYSFKNRPLRVFFDAQSWYIPVHTNIKDDFTALEKKNIQLLLRYEKNASEYYDFFGRG, encoded by the coding sequence ATGAAAGCACTAAGCTTTATGGTCATTTTTGTTTTTTTAATTTCAGGTTGCCAAACAGAAATTAAAAACTCAGATGCAAAAATTGAGGAAGAAGAAGGCACTAAAGTTGCACAATCAGAACCACATAAAGAGTCTAAATCTCAAGAACTTCCAAACAACAACACCCCCCAAGAAGTGTCAAAAAATACTGCTTTGTTAGGTTTTTGGGTGGGGTATTTCGAAAAAGATAGCGATGATTATGAAAAGGACATCTATGTAGACGAAGGTTATTTTTGGCAGAGAGAAAACAAGATTAACATATCCATTGACAAGATTATGGACAGTCTAGTTGTTGGGCATAGTGTTGTAGCAGGAAATGACAGACCGTTTAAAGGCACCGTCAAAAAAAAGAACAAAACCTATTCTTTTCAAGTGAAAGAACCTGGAGATCATAAGTATGACGGCGAATTTTCATTTAGCATCCATGAAGGGCAACTCATTGGCAAATGGACGGCTTATCGTGACATTGATATCAAAAAAAGAAAATATAAGCTTGAAAAAAAAGACTTTGAATACAATCCCAATATTCAACTCGAACAATCCAAAGAATATGTCAATTGGAATAAAGTAATTACAACAAAAAAAGAAGTCGAATTTGAAGAAAACGAATTTGAAGAATGGGTTTCTAAAGAATTTGCCTCTGCAACCAATCTTATTTATACCATCAATGCTTCCAACACTTTATTAACTAAGTCTGAGGTAGAAAATCTAAAAAAGGGTGACTTAACTATTATCCGAAATACGATTTATGCGAGACATGGGTATTCTTTTAAGAATAGACCGTTGCGTGTGTTTTTTGATGCACAAAGTTGGTACATTCCTGTTCACACCAATATAAAAGATGACTTTACAGCATTAGAAAAAAAGAACATTCAACTGCTATTGAGATATGAAAAAAATGCTTCGGAGTATTATGACTTCTTTGGAAGAGGATAA
- a CDS encoding DUF2306 domain-containing protein — translation MVLISLQYIPIQFDVAFLNIKQDEIQNRYYQIAFFSHVYTSIFVLIAGIIQCSELIRNKTPLVHRVSGKLYIFLVLCIASPSGFIMALHANGGLFSKLSFSIQAVLWFLFTYLAYKYIKKKEWVKHRNFMLRSYALTLSAISLRLFKWMIVTAFELPPMDTYKIVAWLGWTINLMMVEIYLMNKKATFNNDNIPNNSYRKAGFEADSINRYSKNN, via the coding sequence ATGGTTTTAATAAGTTTGCAATATATACCCATTCAATTTGATGTCGCTTTTCTAAATATTAAACAGGATGAAATTCAAAATCGGTATTATCAAATCGCTTTTTTTAGTCATGTTTATACCAGTATTTTTGTTCTCATTGCAGGCATTATTCAATGCTCTGAATTGATAAGAAATAAAACACCTTTAGTTCATCGTGTTTCTGGGAAATTGTATATTTTTCTCGTACTTTGTATAGCAAGTCCTTCGGGATTCATCATGGCCTTACATGCTAATGGAGGACTTTTTTCTAAACTATCATTCTCCATTCAAGCGGTACTATGGTTTTTATTTACTTACCTTGCCTATAAATATATAAAGAAAAAAGAATGGGTTAAGCATCGAAATTTTATGCTTCGAAGTTATGCCTTGACTCTTTCAGCCATAAGTTTAAGGTTGTTTAAATGGATGATTGTTACTGCCTTTGAGCTTCCGCCAATGGATACCTATAAAATTGTGGCTTGGCTGGGTTGGACTATAAACTTAATGATGGTGGAAATCTATTTAATGAATAAAAAAGCAACGTTTAACAATGACAACATTCCCAATAATTCATACAGAAAGGCTGGTTTTGAAGCAGATTCTATCAACCGATATTCCAAAAATAATTGA
- a CDS encoding CotH kinase family protein, with protein sequence MKIISSLCLFVVVFISFESCYKEEIVFDALPNNQLELALILELNDKACFLDRSSKTLRYSIAEDSIQNFSPYVRFQEDSEIRVKNIALINQATNHLGKIKINEKYPVQITTKGIKHNFTLVFTNLPIVRVVTPNQIIDEPQKLARFTINYPSDTSLKMTAFVGIDFRGGAAQFNVKKSYGFSFLNTMDLSNKTSKALFDWKKNEDWILDAMYNDKARLRNKISFEIWKAMNPSKHKAIQARLVELYINNDYQGLYSLNEQMNAEQLELSGSEAVLYKSTGWGEGATIFEHLSSNAPLFIDVWEGWEQKYPNPKDKINWQPLYDLRDMVVNKSDAEFIAQIGTQIDLELLIDYYIFLNVVAGSDNYGKNIIWVRKNAQSPFFITPWDVDGSWGRFWDGARMNSDVILSNQLFERLLLLTPDNFKHKLKSRWLALRANVLRFSNIEAFYEEAFDNMKKSDILAIEQLKWGAVIDVQQEKNYIDNWLQDRLLFLDVHFANL encoded by the coding sequence ATGAAAATAATCAGCTCTTTATGTTTGTTTGTTGTCGTTTTTATCAGTTTTGAATCTTGTTACAAAGAGGAAATTGTTTTTGATGCTTTGCCTAATAATCAATTGGAATTAGCATTGATCTTAGAATTGAATGACAAGGCTTGTTTTTTGGATAGAAGTTCAAAAACACTAAGGTATTCTATTGCTGAAGATTCTATTCAAAACTTTAGCCCTTATGTTCGATTTCAGGAGGATTCAGAGATTCGTGTTAAAAATATTGCCTTGATTAATCAGGCAACAAACCATTTGGGCAAGATCAAAATCAATGAAAAATACCCCGTTCAAATTACTACAAAAGGAATCAAACATAATTTTACACTGGTTTTTACCAATTTACCAATTGTAAGGGTTGTTACGCCAAATCAAATTATAGACGAACCCCAAAAGTTGGCTCGATTTACCATTAATTATCCATCTGATACAAGCCTAAAAATGACTGCTTTTGTTGGGATCGATTTTAGGGGAGGAGCTGCGCAGTTTAATGTCAAAAAATCCTATGGTTTTTCTTTTCTTAATACAATGGATTTGAGCAACAAAACGTCAAAAGCGTTATTTGATTGGAAAAAAAATGAAGATTGGATTTTAGACGCAATGTATAATGACAAAGCTAGGTTGAGAAATAAAATATCCTTTGAAATTTGGAAGGCAATGAATCCTTCAAAGCATAAAGCTATTCAAGCTAGATTGGTAGAGTTGTATATTAATAATGACTATCAAGGGCTTTATAGTTTGAATGAACAAATGAATGCTGAACAGCTTGAATTATCAGGTTCAGAAGCCGTTTTGTACAAGTCAACAGGTTGGGGCGAAGGAGCGACTATATTTGAGCATTTATCTTCTAATGCGCCACTTTTTATAGATGTGTGGGAGGGCTGGGAGCAAAAATATCCCAATCCCAAAGATAAGATTAATTGGCAGCCTCTTTATGATTTGCGAGATATGGTTGTCAATAAAAGCGATGCTGAATTTATAGCGCAAATTGGTACCCAAATAGATTTAGAACTGTTGATCGATTACTACATTTTTTTGAATGTAGTTGCTGGATCTGATAATTATGGCAAGAACATAATTTGGGTTCGAAAGAATGCGCAATCTCCTTTTTTTATAACACCTTGGGATGTTGATGGTTCTTGGGGACGATTTTGGGATGGAGCTAGGATGAACTCAGATGTTATTCTAAGCAATCAATTGTTTGAACGATTGTTGTTGTTGACTCCCGATAATTTTAAACATAAACTTAAAAGCAGATGGCTAGCGTTGAGGGCGAATGTCTTAAGGTTTTCTAATATCGAAGCTTTTTATGAAGAAGCATTTGATAACATGAAAAAATCAGATATTCTAGCCATAGAACAGTTAAAATGGGGGGCTGTGATTGATGTGCAACAAGAGAAAAACTACATAGACAATTGGCTGCAAGATAGATTACTTTTCTTGGATGTACATTTTGCCAACCTCTAA
- a CDS encoding S41 family peptidase, translated as MNRKIFLLLLIALPFSALYAQENKIDKNKIKEDLDEIINDIAQNYVYLQEKKVDLNCIKAFYTDAIKNIKSEEETVLFFEYLLDEFYDNHLTLRTNRDASFRLFAPVYTTIVNGQFIISNVWQSQIEGLDKNIIGAEILEFNGVDFEQAIKNFPTHCNDKDFPETKEWIANKILAGRYNKPRILTLKLISQEKIEIDLDKIKIKNESDLLTSQTIDGIGIIRINNSLGNDDLVREFDKTLDQLSGTNGLIIDLRNTIFGGDSYEARGIMSRFISEPKPYQMHAYIAKSKNNPDIKRSWVEYVSPRLEQYKKSVVILVGRWTGSMGEGLAIGFEGMGRAEIVGTEMRRLAGEVFDFGFKNQWYGYKLSTRKLYHINGTIREKYLPTHYVKQSTNTNDEILQKGLTLIKEMIK; from the coding sequence ATGAACAGAAAAATATTTTTACTCCTCTTAATTGCTCTCCCCTTTTCTGCTCTTTATGCGCAAGAAAATAAAATTGACAAAAATAAAATCAAAGAAGATTTAGACGAAATCATCAATGACATCGCACAAAATTATGTCTATTTGCAAGAAAAAAAGGTCGATTTAAACTGCATTAAGGCATTTTATACGGATGCAATAAAAAATATAAAATCAGAAGAAGAAACGGTTTTGTTTTTTGAATATTTGCTCGACGAATTTTACGATAATCATCTTACTTTAAGAACAAATAGAGATGCTTCATTTCGCCTATTCGCACCTGTTTATACAACAATTGTAAATGGTCAATTTATCATTTCAAATGTTTGGCAAAGCCAAATAGAAGGGCTAGATAAAAATATAATTGGAGCTGAAATTTTAGAGTTTAATGGTGTGGATTTTGAACAAGCCATCAAAAATTTCCCAACTCATTGCAATGACAAAGATTTCCCTGAAACCAAAGAATGGATTGCGAACAAAATCTTAGCAGGTCGTTATAATAAACCACGAATACTCACTTTAAAACTAATCTCTCAAGAGAAGATTGAAATTGATTTAGATAAAATTAAGATAAAAAATGAAAGTGATTTACTGACTTCCCAAACCATTGATGGGATCGGGATAATAAGAATCAACAACTCCCTCGGCAATGATGACTTAGTTCGTGAATTTGACAAAACTTTGGATCAATTATCAGGCACCAATGGGCTAATTATTGATTTAAGAAATACCATATTTGGCGGCGATTCTTATGAAGCCCGTGGTATAATGAGCCGATTTATAAGCGAACCCAAACCATACCAGATGCATGCATACATTGCAAAATCAAAAAACAATCCCGATATAAAAAGAAGTTGGGTAGAATATGTCAGCCCACGTTTAGAACAGTACAAAAAATCGGTTGTAATTTTAGTGGGTCGTTGGACTGGAAGTATGGGCGAAGGGCTTGCTATTGGTTTTGAAGGAATGGGAAGAGCAGAAATTGTTGGTACAGAAATGCGGCGCTTAGCTGGCGAAGTATTTGATTTTGGATTCAAAAATCAATGGTATGGTTATAAACTTTCCACAAGAAAATTATACCACATAAATGGAACCATCAGAGAGAAATATTTACCCACTCATTATGTAAAACAATCTACCAATACAAATGACGAAATACTCCAAAAGGGGCTTACGCTGATTAAGGAAATGATAAAATAA
- a CDS encoding helix-turn-helix transcriptional regulator, with the protein MEEKEKPRLSRLTAIITQLQSKKVITASYLAQKHKVSVRTIYRDIRTLDKSGIPIITVEGKGYSLIEGYQLPPVQFTEDEANALITAEQLILKSKDQSFSESYSNAIIKIKSVLKYSQKRKADLLTDRIYFKENDPHQNTSNHLMKIQFAITNFQLLKIKYRSLNGTETQREIEPFAIYSTKGKWLLIAFCRLRNNFRAFRIDLIQHLSTFSTTFTPHDMTLEQYFELYVKKD; encoded by the coding sequence ATGGAAGAAAAAGAAAAACCAAGACTTTCCAGATTAACTGCCATTATAACTCAATTACAATCCAAAAAGGTCATTACGGCAAGCTATCTTGCCCAAAAACACAAGGTAAGTGTAAGAACTATTTATCGAGATATTCGCACCCTCGATAAATCAGGGATTCCAATAATTACAGTAGAAGGCAAAGGATATTCTTTAATTGAAGGTTACCAATTGCCCCCTGTTCAATTTACAGAAGACGAAGCCAATGCCTTAATTACTGCTGAGCAACTAATTCTAAAAAGCAAGGATCAATCCTTTAGCGAAAGCTATAGTAATGCCATTATAAAAATTAAATCTGTTTTAAAATACTCTCAGAAAAGAAAAGCTGATTTATTAACTGACAGAATCTATTTTAAAGAAAATGATCCACATCAGAATACAAGTAATCATTTAATGAAAATTCAATTTGCTATCACCAATTTTCAATTATTAAAGATTAAATATCGCTCATTAAATGGTACAGAAACTCAAAGAGAGATAGAACCTTTTGCCATTTATAGTACCAAAGGAAAATGGCTACTAATTGCATTTTGTCGATTGAGAAATAACTTTAGGGCATTTAGGATTGATCTCATCCAACATTTAAGCACATTTTCTACTACTTTTACCCCTCATGATATGACGTTGGAACAATATTTTGAATTATATGTCAAAAAAGACTAG
- a CDS encoding tetratricopeptide repeat protein, giving the protein MTLNANNALLALSFLSLLFIFSCNNAQNSPQQSAHSFYNQGSLNLKSKAYDEAIEDFNRAIQLKPNFIKAYHNRSIAYSEIGNIEAALKDLDKSLEIDSNDCHTYYYTGRIKHQQGDTKEAIKDFTHCLKKDPTFHPAYSDRATIYFSLKNYERAIKDYTEAINLYGSTKRYICRGNSYNAIGENQKAIADFKRAIQMGANNLQAHQELANTYMKLELYEEALPLFNKILDIDPKHSFSLLHRGIIKIKTGFSEEGCADLLKSHELGNKDAMIKLNNYCN; this is encoded by the coding sequence ATGACACTAAATGCTAACAATGCTCTCCTAGCTTTAAGCTTTTTGAGTCTTTTATTTATTTTTTCTTGCAATAATGCTCAAAATTCCCCCCAACAATCGGCTCATTCATTTTATAACCAAGGTTCTTTAAATTTAAAATCTAAAGCTTATGACGAAGCAATTGAAGACTTTAATCGTGCGATTCAACTTAAGCCAAATTTTATAAAAGCTTACCACAATAGAAGCATTGCTTATTCTGAAATAGGGAATATTGAAGCTGCGCTAAAGGACTTAGACAAAAGCTTAGAAATTGACTCTAACGACTGCCACACTTACTATTATACGGGTAGAATAAAACATCAACAAGGAGATACAAAGGAGGCCATTAAAGATTTTACACACTGCCTAAAAAAAGATCCTACCTTCCACCCTGCCTACTCTGATAGAGCAACGATTTATTTTTCTCTCAAAAATTATGAACGTGCCATCAAGGATTATACGGAAGCAATTAATCTTTATGGTTCCACCAAAAGATATATTTGTCGAGGTAACTCCTACAATGCCATAGGAGAAAACCAAAAAGCGATTGCTGATTTCAAAAGAGCCATTCAAATGGGAGCAAATAATTTGCAGGCTCACCAAGAACTAGCCAATACTTATATGAAGTTAGAGCTTTATGAGGAAGCATTGCCCCTATTTAACAAAATACTCGACATAGACCCCAAACATTCCTTTAGCCTACTGCATAGGGGGATCATCAAAATAAAAACAGGTTTTTCTGAAGAGGGATGTGCAGATTTATTAAAGAGTCACGAATTGGGGAATAAAGATGCTATGATAAAACTTAATAATTATTGTAATTAG
- a CDS encoding GNAT family N-acetyltransferase, whose protein sequence is MKQILSTDIPKIIEYASNKEISSNTLNIPYPYEEKDAIYWINSANQGFLNKTQFTFAIRLKSTDEFIGGIGLILNKRFDRAEFGYWIGKPFWKNGYATEALAALLKFGFKTLNLNKIYATHLIENPASGKVMLKNGMLKEATLIEHYKKGDEYRSVFQYRLTKKEFELLNVEANIDNKNLS, encoded by the coding sequence TTGAAGCAGATTCTATCAACCGATATTCCAAAAATAATTGAATATGCCAGTAACAAAGAAATTTCCAGCAACACCTTAAATATTCCCTATCCTTATGAGGAAAAAGATGCCATTTATTGGATCAATAGCGCCAATCAAGGCTTTTTAAATAAAACTCAGTTTACTTTTGCGATTCGTTTAAAATCAACCGATGAGTTTATTGGAGGAATTGGTCTTATTCTAAACAAAAGATTTGATAGAGCAGAATTTGGTTATTGGATCGGAAAACCGTTTTGGAAGAATGGCTATGCAACGGAGGCGCTAGCTGCCTTGCTTAAATTTGGATTCAAAACACTGAATTTAAATAAAATCTATGCCACTCATCTCATTGAAAACCCTGCTTCTGGTAAAGTAATGCTAAAAAACGGAATGCTTAAAGAAGCTACTTTAATTGAGCATTATAAAAAAGGGGATGAATATAGAAGTGTCTTTCAGTATAGATTAACTAAAAAAGAATTTGAGTTATTGAATGTTGAAGCAAATATTGACAATAAAAATCTCTCCTAA
- a CDS encoding HTH domain-containing protein: MTIKEAILKVLEDHKGSFTYLEVLKMIDAKNYIDWTNAKTPSDTIGAQLGHFIRQDDSRVKRIKGKKGFEYYLSKYENELNLSAVVAKETNSKKDAAKKYQERDLHKLLSSYLKSQNIYSKTIFHEKSSNSKDDHQKWVHPDMIGIHFLNLKNKSSNALLKVINKADAFDLISYELKREIKSDYELKKCFFQAVSNSSWANYGYLVAFHISRNLLDELERLNQSFGIGIIELSGNPYESKVLFQPKFKELDFKTMDKLCEINSEFEKFISQTETLLIAPEKYLKGIRKEFETFCDDYFKTDSEIEKYCNTKNIPYEEEKTV, translated from the coding sequence ATGACAATAAAAGAAGCCATTCTAAAAGTTCTGGAAGACCATAAAGGGTCCTTTACCTATTTGGAGGTTTTGAAAATGATTGATGCAAAAAATTATATTGATTGGACCAATGCCAAAACTCCTTCCGATACAATTGGGGCTCAACTGGGGCATTTTATAAGGCAAGATGATTCTCGGGTAAAAAGAATAAAAGGGAAAAAAGGATTTGAATATTACTTATCAAAGTATGAAAATGAATTGAATCTATCCGCTGTTGTTGCAAAGGAAACTAACTCCAAAAAAGATGCTGCAAAAAAATACCAAGAAAGAGATTTACATAAGCTTCTAAGTAGTTATTTGAAGAGTCAAAATATTTATTCCAAAACCATTTTTCATGAAAAATCATCCAATAGCAAGGACGATCACCAAAAATGGGTTCATCCAGATATGATAGGCATTCATTTTTTAAATCTAAAAAACAAATCCAGCAATGCTTTATTAAAAGTAATCAACAAGGCTGATGCCTTTGATTTAATTTCGTACGAACTAAAAAGGGAAATAAAATCCGATTATGAATTAAAAAAGTGCTTCTTTCAAGCCGTTTCTAATTCAAGCTGGGCAAACTATGGCTATTTAGTAGCTTTTCATATAAGCAGGAACTTATTGGATGAGTTGGAACGCCTAAATCAATCCTTTGGAATCGGCATCATAGAATTAAGTGGAAATCCCTATGAAAGTAAGGTTTTGTTTCAGCCCAAATTTAAAGAACTCGATTTTAAGACAATGGATAAATTGTGTGAAATAAATTCAGAATTTGAAAAATTCATCAGTCAGACCGAAACCTTGCTAATTGCACCAGAAAAATACCTAAAAGGAATAAGAAAAGAATTTGAAACGTTTTGTGATGATTATTTCAAAACGGATTCGGAAATTGAGAAATACTGCAACACTAAAAACATCCCTTATGAAGAAGAAAAAACCGTATAA
- a CDS encoding DUF4345 domain-containing protein, translating into MEIFNTVVLAISGLLFLMVGSLRISNPIKNYAKNSGIKLEKEVNLLNEVRGTSAVMLSGGIIILLGIIIPKLTFTSFVIAILIFIGFAIGRILSIFLDGKPNKLILQGLIFELVLGSLNIFCLLGS; encoded by the coding sequence ATGGAGATATTTAATACCGTTGTTCTTGCTATTTCTGGTCTTTTGTTTCTTATGGTTGGTTCATTGAGAATCAGCAACCCCATAAAAAACTATGCAAAAAACTCAGGCATCAAACTTGAAAAGGAGGTGAACCTCTTAAACGAAGTTAGAGGCACAAGTGCTGTTATGCTATCAGGTGGTATAATCATTTTATTGGGAATAATAATTCCTAAGTTAACGTTTACATCATTCGTTATTGCAATTCTTATCTTTATTGGGTTTGCCATAGGAAGGATTCTGAGCATTTTTTTAGATGGCAAGCCCAATAAACTTATACTTCAAGGCTTAATCTTTGAACTTGTACTGGGCTCTTTAAATATTTTTTGCCTTTTAGGCAGCTAA
- a CDS encoding DUF2490 domain-containing protein, whose amino-acid sequence MKKTSRLSLFVLLFFSVFIKVKAQQIIAKQDFGVWVGVALKKELPSNFEISLEQQLRTCLNTTRIDNYWAELGLTYTINKNFRLNSNARYIHDVNKWKAAENSLRYNLDIEFRAKVKKKFQLFYRLRYQQKFINLLQRQRTPIAQRRSAVRNKIRGSFQYKKVHKFYFSTELFVTSEVFREAYLDKLRFCIGDKIKTNVGSFNCAVGYEVNVQVNDPFSFFFLKIVYSIKL is encoded by the coding sequence ATGAAAAAAACGAGTAGATTGTCATTGTTTGTTTTGCTGTTTTTCAGTGTGTTTATTAAGGTTAAAGCTCAACAGATAATCGCAAAGCAGGATTTTGGTGTTTGGGTTGGCGTGGCTTTAAAAAAGGAATTGCCCTCAAATTTTGAAATATCGCTAGAACAACAACTTCGAACCTGTCTAAATACAACAAGAATTGATAATTATTGGGCAGAATTAGGGTTGACTTATACCATCAATAAAAATTTTAGACTAAATAGCAACGCTCGTTATATACACGATGTAAACAAATGGAAGGCAGCAGAGAATAGTTTGCGGTATAATCTTGATATTGAGTTTCGGGCTAAGGTTAAAAAGAAATTTCAGCTATTTTATAGACTGAGGTATCAGCAAAAATTCATTAATCTGCTTCAGCGGCAACGGACACCAATCGCTCAAAGAAGATCCGCAGTTCGCAATAAAATAAGGGGCTCCTTCCAATACAAAAAAGTACATAAATTTTATTTTTCTACAGAGCTTTTTGTCACATCAGAAGTATTTAGAGAAGCTTATTTAGACAAGTTAAGATTTTGTATTGGAGATAAGATAAAAACAAATGTTGGTAGCTTTAATTGTGCTGTTGGTTACGAAGTAAATGTACAAGTGAATGACCCTTTTTCATTCTTTTTTCTGAAAATTGTATATAGTATAAAATTATGA